A section of the Telopea speciosissima isolate NSW1024214 ecotype Mountain lineage chromosome 3, Tspe_v1, whole genome shotgun sequence genome encodes:
- the LOC122654882 gene encoding mavicyanin-like, which produces MVSKFMMGSCKILLCLILLSSTQFFFVNSHEFEVGDDKGWAVPSSKNDDFYNDWASKQRFLVKDTVYFNYKKDSVLVVTDDEYDKCHSSHPIFFSNNGNTTYKLDRPGLFYFISGVTGHCERGQKLIIKVLESFNSPPPPAGQNGNGSSGSNGAVNIPAAVAAPFVISAMVAFFSFF; this is translated from the exons atggTCTCTAAATTCATGATGGGTTCCTGCAAAATCCTGCTATGCTTAATCCTCCTTTCTTCCACCCAATTCTTCTTTGTGAATTCACATGAATTTGAAGTTGGTGATGACAAAGGCTGGGCTGTTCCCTCTTCCAAGAATGATGATTTCTATAACGATTGGGCTTCAAAACAGAGGTTTCTAGTTAAGGACACTGTTT ATTTCAATTACAAGAAGGATTCAGTGTTGGTAGTGACTGATGATGAGTATGATAAatgtcattcttcacatccaatcttcttctccaacaATGGTAATACCACCTACAAGTTGGATCGCCCAGGCTTGTTTTACTTCATCAGTGGTGTTACTGGTCACTGTGAGAGAGGACAGAAGTTGATCATCAAGGTGTTGGAGTCTTTTAATTCTCCCCCACCACCGGCCGGCCAGAATGGGAATGGGTCTTCAGGTTCCAATGGCGCAGTTAATATCCcagctgctgttgctgctccaTTTGTAATTTCTGCTATGGTTGCATTCTTTAGTTTCTTCTAA
- the LOC122653524 gene encoding ribosomal RNA small subunit methyltransferase-like: MAGGKMRKEKPSRAATLQGGIPFHKSKGQHILKNPLLVDTIVQKAGIKSTDVILEIGPGTGNLTKKLLDVGKSVIAVELDPRMVLELQRRFQGTHSNRLKVIQGDVLKCDLPYFDICVANIPYQISSPLTFKLLSHRPVFRCAVIMFQREFAMRLVAQPGDNLYCRLSVNTQLLARVSHLLKVGKNNFRPPPKVDSSVVRIEPRKPLPPVNFKEWDGLIRLCFNRKNKTLGSIFRQKSVLSLLEKNYKTLQALQLSQKGSSEDINMAEDVSVLAHANEDLNMDMEDGRDDDDMEMEDGDAGVDGSDFKEKVLGVLKQGDFEEKRSSKLTQVDFLYLLSLFNKAGIHFS; this comes from the exons ATGGCGGGTGGTAAGATGAGGAAGGAAAAACCTTCCCGAGCTGCAACTCTCCAGGGAGGCATTCCTTTCCACAAATCAAAAGGACAGCATATCCTCAAGAACCCTCTGCTCGTTGACACAATAGTTCAGAAAGCAGGAATCAAGAGCACAGATGTTATCCTTGAGATTGGTCCTGGTACGGGTAACCTAACAAAGAAACTACTTGACGTTGGTAAGTCGGTGATCGCTGTTGAATTGGATCCTCGCATGGTTCTCGAGTTGCAGCGTCGCTTTCAAGGAACTCATTCCAATCGATTGAAG GTCATCCAAGGAGATGTGCTCAAGTGTGATCTTCCCTACTTCGATATCTGTGTGGCAAACATACCTTATCAAATTTCTTCCCCTCTCACTTTCAAGTTGTTATCACATCGACCAGTCTTCAGGTGTGCGGTCATTATGTTTCAAAGGGAATTCGCCATGAGACTTGTTGCTCAGCCTGGAGATAATCTTTACTGCCGCCTTTCAGTGAACACACAACTCCTGGCCCGTGTTTCCCATCTCCTTAAAGTGGGTAAAAACAACTTTCGTCCTCCACCTAAAGTAGATTCTTCTGTTGTTAGAATTGAGCCAAGGAAACCACTTCCCCCAGTGAATTTCAAGGAGTGGGATGGATTAATCAGGCTTTGTTTCAACCGAAAGAACAAAACTCTAGGTTCCATTTTCAGGCAGAAGTCAGTCCTCTCTTTGCTGGAAAAGAACTACAAGACCTTACAGGCACTACAGCTCTCACAGAAAGGGTCTTCAGAGGATATAAATATGGCTGAGGACGTGTCTGTTTTGGCACACGCTAATGAGGACCTGAATATGGACATGGaggatggaagagatgatgatgacatGGAAATGGAGGATGGTGATGCGGGAGTAGATGGGTCTGATTTCAAAGAAAAGGTGTTGGGTGTGTTGAAACAAGGAGATTTTGAGGAGAAGAGGTCTTCCAAGCTTACACAAGTGGATTTCCTGTACTTGCTTTCCTTGTTTAATAAGGCAGGCATTCACTTCTCCTGA